A stretch of Telopea speciosissima isolate NSW1024214 ecotype Mountain lineage chromosome 11, Tspe_v1, whole genome shotgun sequence DNA encodes these proteins:
- the LOC122646002 gene encoding beta-glucosidase BoGH3B-like isoform X1, producing MTTHEKIGQMAQIDRSVASPDVLINHSIGSVLTGVVPNGRPVIAPNATPAMWADMVDGFQKSALSARLGIPIIYGTDAVHGHNNVLGATIFPHNIGLGAARDEELMVKIGSATALEVLGTGMPYAFAPCIAVCRDPRWGRCYESYSEDTQIVRSMAKIILGLQGNPPHNHTLGYPFLSSGGRKVLACAKHYAGDGGTQGGVDEYNTVTTYDDLYRIHMTPYIDVIAMGVSTIMASYSSWNGLKMHANPFLLTRILKQEMSFQGMVISDWEAIDRITNPPGTHYKESLKAAINAGIDMVMIPYNYQQYFTDMTELVLSGEILINRIDDAVRRILRVKFILGLFEQPMADRSLHPMVGHKKHRELAREAVRKSLVLLKNGKGEEKMLPLSKNAPKILVVGSHAHNIGYQCGGWTISWQGTSGNITKGTTILEGIKRVVSKQTQVVFQEKPDKQFVNKNQDSSYAIVVVGELPYAETDGDSKELRLSLDEEETIKTVCKEVQCLVIVVSGRPVVIEPYVDMMEALVAAWLPGSEAGTGIADVIFGDYDFQGKLPRTWFRRVDQLPMNFGDPYYDPLYPFGYGLQMGIQSHKRGHGGSSSSASSFSSI from the exons ATGACCACTCATGAAAAGATCGGCCAAATGGCCCAAATCGATCGCTCCGTCGCCTCTCCTGACGTCCTTATTAATCATTCCATCG GGAGTGTATTGACTGGAGTAGTGCCGAACGGTCGTCCTGTTATAGCACCAAACGCGACCCCTGCAATGTGGGCGGACATGGTCGATGGGTTCCAGAAGTCTGCGTTGTCGGCAAGGCTCGGGATTCCCATAATATATGGTACTGACGCAGTCCATGGCCATAATAACGTCCTCGGTGCCACTATTTTTCCTCATAACATCGGCCTTGGAGCTGCAAG GGATGAGGAATTAATGGTGAAGATCGGAAGTGCCACTGCTTTGGAGGTTCTGGGCACCGGAATGCCGTATGCTTTTGCTCCCTGTATTGCt GTGTGTAGGGATCCGCGGTGGGGTCGGTGCTACGAGAGCTACAGCGAGGATACACAGATTGTGAGGAGCATGGCCAAGATCATACTAGGCCTACAAGGCAACCCTCCTCACAATCATACCCTTGGCTACCCTTTCCTCTCTTCTGG GGGAAGGAAAGTGCTGGCTTGTGCAAAACACTACGCCGGCGATGGTGGGACACAAGGAGGGGTCGACGAGTACAACACGGTGACCACATATGACGACCtgtatcgcatccacatgaccCCTTATATTGATGTAATCGCCATGGGGGTGTCAACTATCATGGCTTCTTACTCTAGCTGGAACGGGCTTAAGATGCATGCCAATCCTTTCCTCCTCACTCGCATTCTCAAACAAGAGATGTCCTTCCAG GGTATGGTCATATCAGACTGGGAAGCAATTGACCGGATCACCAACCCACCCGGTACACACTACAAAGAGAGCCTGAAAGCCGCCATCAATGCCGGAATCGACATGGTGATGATTCCTTACAATTACCAGCAATACTTCACAGACATGACGGAGCTTGTGTTGTCCGGCGAGATTCTGATCAATAGGATTGACGATGCTGTCAGGCGAATCCTAAGGGTGAAATTCATTCTTGGGCTTTTTGAACAGCCCATGGCAGACCGGTCTCTCCATCCCATGGTTGGACACAAG AAACACAGGGAATTGGCAAGAGAAGCTGTGAGGAAGAGCTTGGTGTTGTTGAAGAACgggaagggagaggagaagatgcTTCCTTTGAGTAAGAATGCCCCCAAGATCCTTGTGGTTGGGTCTCATGCACACAACATCGGCTACCAATGTGGAGGGTGGACTATATCATGGCAGGGCACCTCAGGGAACATCACCAAAGGAACAACCATCTTAGAAGGCATCAAGAGGGTTGTTAGTAAGCAGACCCAGGTTGTGTTCCAAGAAAAACCCGACAAGCAATTCGTTAACAAGAACCAGGATTCTTCCTATGCAATCGTGGTTGTCGGCGAGCTCCCATATGCGGAAACAGATGGTGATAGCAAAGAGCTTAGGCTATCGCTAGACGAGGAGGAGACTATCAAGACTGTGTGCAAGGAGGTGCAATGTCTGGTTATTGTCGTGTCGGGTAGACCCGTGGTGATCGAGCCTTATGTGGACATGATGGAGGCATTGGTCGCTGCTTGGCTTCCAGGGAGTGAAGCAGGAACAGGAATTGCTGATGTTATTTTTGGGGATTATGATTTCCAGGGTAAGCTTCCGAGGACATGGTTCAGGCGGGTCGACCAGCTACCGATGAATTTTGGGGATCCGTATTATGACCCACTGTATCCATTTGGGTATGGGCTCCAGATGGGTATCCAATCACACAAAAGAGGCCATGGTGGTTCATCTTCCTCTGCATCATCTTTTTCATCTATTTGA